The Malus domestica chromosome 06, GDT2T_hap1 genome has a segment encoding these proteins:
- the LOC139197195 gene encoding uncharacterized protein, with amino-acid sequence MTHANMMNNYFNPNSVYTKKDFRRHFRMRLHVFEHLLRDVQQVNPYFRQKWDKAGRPGFSPHQKVTVALRIMTYSSPTNSIDETHGMFEFTCLDTFEQFCNTIVQVYKDEYLSEPNQEDLNRLLHKAEDRGFLGMIRSLDCKHWDWKNYPTGWQRGFSEKSRKPTVMLKAVASYDTWI; translated from the coding sequence ATGACGCATGCCAAtatgatgaacaactacttcaaccccaactcggTGTACACAAAAAAGGATTTCAGACGTCACTTTCGGATGAGGCTTCATGTCTTCGAGCATTTACTTCGTGATGTCCAGCAAgtcaatccatactttcgacAAAAGTGGGACAAAGCAGGCCGccctggtttctcacctcatcagaaggttactGTTGCACTCCGAATAATGACTTATAGCTCCCCAACTAATTCAATAgatgaaacccatggtatgtTTGAGTTTACATGCCTTGATACTTTTGAACAATTCTGTAACACAATTGTTCAGGTTTACAAAGACGAGTACCTCAGcgagccaaatcaagaagatctaAATCGACTCCTTCACAAAGCTGAAGACCGTGGGTTTCTGGGCATGATAAGGTCATTAGACTGCAAgcattgggattggaagaactaTCCCACCGGATGGCAAAGAGGTTTTAGCGAAAAGTCAAGAAAGCCAACTGTTATGTTAAAGGCAgttgcctcatatgacacatggatctga
- the LOC103436871 gene encoding protein NRT1/ PTR FAMILY 7.3, whose translation MACLEVCKEVQFKEDQDACTLDGTVDMHGRPAIRAKSGKWVAGIIILLNQGLATLAFFGVGVNLVLYLTRVLQQDNATAANNVSKWTGTVYIFSLVGAFLSDSYWGRYKTCSIFQLIFVIGLVSLSLSSQLFLLNPKGCGSKANPCGSHSSWKIWLFYLSIYLIALGYGGYQPNIATFGADQYDEEHSKEGLAKVAFFSYFYLAMNLGSLFSNTILGFFEDEGVWAIGFWASAASAFAALVLFLGGTARYRHFKPNGNPLRRFCQVLVAAVKKCRAHMPQGGEDLYDESNNESSTSNRKILYTHGFKFLDRAAYISSRDLDYQKQGIRSPWRLCPISQVEEVKCILRLLPIWLCTIIYSVVFTQMASLFVEQGAAMKTTIPNFSIPPASMSSFDIISVAVFIFIYRRIIDPFVGRIKKSDAKGLTELQRMGVGLVIAILAMLSAGIVECYRLKYADKECPHCDGSSSLSIFWQIPQYACIGASEVFMYVGQLEFFNAQTPDGLKSFGSALCMTSISLGNYFSTFLVSVVMKFSTEDHMPGWIPGNLNRGHLDRFYFLLAGLTSIDSIVYIACAKWYKNIKLEGRFEVDDDQGNLKV comes from the exons ATGGCTTGCTTAGAGGTCTGCAAGGAG gTTCAGTTCAAAGAAGATCAAGATGCATGTACTCTTGATGGTACGGTTGATATGCATGGCCGCCCTGCAATCAGAGCAAAATCTGGAAAATGGGTTGCTGGAATCATTATACTTT TGAATCAAGGTCTGGCTACCCTAGCATTCTTCGGAGTCGGGGTGAACTTGGTCTTATACTTAACGAGGGTGTTGCAACAAGACAATGCGACGGCTGCTAACAACGTGAGCAAATGGACCGGAACAGTTTACATCTTCTCTCTTGTTGGTGCTTTCCTCAGTGATTCGTATTGGGGAAGATACAAAACTTGTTCCATCTTTCAACTCATCTTTGTCATC GGTCTGGTATCGTTGTCGCTGTCCTCGCAGCTCTTCTTGCTGAACCCTAAAGGTTGTGGCAGCAAAGCAAATCCATGTGGATCTCATTCGAGCTGGAAAATTTGGCTGTTCTACCTCTCTATCTACCTAATTGCCCTAGGATATGGTGGGTACCAACCAAACATTGCAACATTTGGAGCTGATCAGTACGATGAAGAGCACAGCAAGGAAGGGCTTGCGAAGGTGGCGTTTTTCAGCTACTTCTACCTGGCTATGAACCTCGGTTCCCTTTTCTCCAACACCATATTAGGATTCTTTGAGGATGAAGGAGTTTGGGCTATTGGGTTCTGGGCATCCGCAGCGTCGGCATTTGCAGCATTGGTCTTGTTCCTTGGTGGGACTGCTAGGTACAGGCACTTCAAGCCAAATGGCAACCCACTCCGGAGGTTTTGCCAAGTCTTAGTTGCTGCGGTGAAGAAATGCAGGGCGCATATGCCACAAGGTGGAGAGGACTTGTACGATGAGAGTAACAATGAGTCTTCAACGAGCAACCGAAAGATCCTCTACACCCATGGATTCAA GTTCTTGGACAGGGCTGCATATATCTCATCAAGAGATTTAGACTACCAGAAGCAGGGCATTCGCAGCCCGTGGCGTCTCTGCCCGATCTCACAAGTGGAAGAAGTGAAATGCATTTTAAGATTACTCCCAATTTGGCTCTGCACAATTATCTACTCGGTGGTTTTTACACAAATGGCTTCCCTCTTTGTAGAGCAGGGAGCTGCCATGAAAACTACTATTCCAAACTTCAGCATCCCACCAGCGAGCATGTCTAGCTTCGACATCATCAGCGTGGcagttttcattttcatttaccGACGGATTATAGACCCGTTTGTGGGCAGAATAAAGAAATCAGATGCTAAAGGGCTTACCGAGCTTCAACGAATGGGCGTTGGCCTTGTTATAGCAATCCTGGCAATGCTTTCAGCAGGAATCGTTGAGTGCTATAGACTCAAGTATGCCGATAAAGAATGCCCGCATTGTGACGGCTCAAGCTCCTTAAGCATCTTCTGGCAAATTCCTCAGTATGCATGCATAGGAGCTTCAGAAGTTTTCATGTATGTGGGTCAACTGGAGTTCTTCAATGCACAAACACCAGATGGACTGAAGAGCTTCGGAAGCGCCCTGTGCATGACATCCATCTCGCTCGGTAACTACTTTAGCACCTTTCTCGTGAGCGTGGTCATGAAGTTCTCGACAGAGGATCACATGCCCGGATGGATCCCCGGAAACCTCAACAGGGGTCACCTTGATAGGTTTTACTTCCTCTTAGCTGGCTTGACATCAATAGATTCGATTGTCTACATTGCATGCGCCAAGTGGTACAAGAACATCAAGTTGGAGGGAAGATTTGAAGTAGATGATGATCAAGGAAACTTGAAAGTCTGA
- the LOC103437002 gene encoding uncharacterized protein: protein MKISLKLPEDQQEFQYHRNPLIKAKVPVTIFNQPFTSSIATISSAASATKSSSHLSFSLSSNFSSGPSVRLSYSHSSTAPSPFSLSLKSGLGLFGSPKNSPLVFTARFSLSHTNPTFSLHIKPQFGNFSLKKSTFSDPNFKQISGSSSDVGDHLDSGSPLNGGFGNGLVSEGSSVWQELRLEPSGAKNGEFRDNCGAHSNGGIGSAAERSLGWKNGGKDGLFSGIAVMARTVLPVTKSLVVNMRWGVNLPAKFGKTMPYLTVNKIGIERVEEVKIEEEKSSETNVGDMELLKGMCFWMRRDLEVLEKENREMKQRLEDVKFGVSSKRFHTEKNDVVGKRLLPPSSETSGGFEQWRNKKKVREENAQMEQKKPTNHAVDVESELQRAIKAATT from the coding sequence atgaAGATCTCCCTCAAGCTTCCAGAAGACCAACAAGAGTTCCAGTACCACCGCAACCCACTGATAAAGGCAAAGGTACCCGTAACCATATTCAACCAACCTTTTACTTCTTCCATTGCCACCATTTCATCCGCCGCCTCTGCCACCAAGTCTTCCTCTcacctctcattttctctctcctccaacTTCTCTTCTGGCCCTTCCGTCAGACTCTCTTACTCTCACTCCTCCACCGCACcctcccctttctctctctccctcaagtCTGGTCTTGGCCTCTTTGGCTCCCCAAAAAACTCCCCTCTTGTTTTTACTGCTCgcttctctctctcccacacAAACCCCACTTTCTCTCTCCACATCAAGCCCCAATTTGGCAACTTTTCACTCAAAAAATCCACCTTTTCCGACCCTAATTTCAAACAAATTTCTGGGTCTTCCTCCGATGTTGGTGACCATTTGGATTCTGGGTCTCCTTTAAATGGTGGTTTTGGTAATGGGCTTGTCTCTGAAGGGTCATCTGTTTGGCAGGAGCTGAGGTTGGAGCCTTCCGGCGCCAAAAATGGCGAATTTAGGGATAATTGTGGAGCTCATTCGAATGGCGGAATTGGGTCTGCGGCGGAGAGGTCATTGGGTTGGAAGAATGGTGGGAAAGATGGGTTGTTTTCTGGAATTGCTGTGATGGCAAGGACTGTGTTGCCGGTCACAAAAAGTTTGGTGGTGAATATGCGCTGGGGTGTGAATCTTCCTGCAAAGTTTGGTAAAACGATGCCTTATTTGACCGTGAATAAGATTGGTATTGAGAGAGTTGAGGAGGTGAAGATAGAGGAGGAAAAGAGTTCTGAGACCAATGTGGGTGACATGGAGTTGTTAAAGGGGATGTGCTTTTGGATGAGAAGGGATTTGGAGGTCTTGGAGAAGGAAAATAGGGAGATGAAGCAGAGGTTGGAGGATGTGAAGTTTGGAGTTTCTTCAAAGCGTTTTCATACTGAGAAGAATGATGTTGTTGGGAAGAGATTGCTGCCGCCTTCGAGTGAGACTTCAGGGGGGTTCGAACAGTGGAGGAACAAGAAGAAGGTCAGAGAAGAGAATGCACAAATGGAGCAGAAAAAGCCTACCAATCATGCTGTTGATGTGGAGTCTGAATTGCAGAGAGCTATCAAGGCCGCTACCACTTAG
- the LOC103436870 gene encoding pyruvate kinase isozyme G, chloroplastic, with protein sequence MATINVPARMYVLKPGKTKAADRLASSKCLTGSVGFDCRPRRKYAHNHNHKNHKQFCTVKSIGITQDSSRGHVNGPLGGVGNLNSTFELQSDEYVVGQPKVFSDGQRKTKIVCTIGPSTSSREMIWKLAETGMNVARLNMSHGDHASHQKTIDIVKEYNSQFEDKVVAIMLDTKGPEVRSGDVPQPILLKEGQEFNFTIKRGVSTADTVSVNYDDFVNDVEVGDIILVDGGMMSLAVKSKTKDVVKCVVVDGGELKSRRHLNVRGKSATLPSITEKDWEDIKFGVDNGVDFYAVSFVKNAAVVHELKDYLKGCNADIHVIVKIESADSIPNLHSIISASDGAMIARGDLGAELPIEEVPLLQEDIIRRCRNVQKPVIVATNMLESMIDHPTPTRAEVSDIAIAVRAGADAIMLSGETAHGKYPLKAVKVMHTVALRTESSLPISTIPPIQLRTFKKHMGEMFAFHSTTIANSLNTPIIVFTRTGSMAVLLSHYRPCSTIFAFTNEERIKQRLVLYHGVRPIYMQFSNDAEETFSRAIKLLVAKDLLKEGQFVTLVQSGAQPIWRKESSHHIQVRKVEG encoded by the exons ATGGCGACTATTAATGTTCCGGCGAGAATGTATGTCTTGAAACCTGGCAAGACTAAGGCCGCTGATCGATTAGCTTCCTCCAAGTGCCTGACTGGTTCCGTTGGGTTCGACTGCCGACCCAGAAGAAAATATGCCCACAACCATAACCACAAGAACCACAAGCAATTTTGTACTGTTAAATCAATTGGGATCACCCAGGACAGCAGCAGAGGCCATGTCAACGGTCCTCTTGGTGGCGTT GGGAATCTGAACTCAACTTTTGAACTTCAGTCTGATGAGTATGTTGTGGGCCAGCCGAAGGTATTTTCCGATGGTCAAAGAAAAACTAAGATAGTATGTACGATTGGTCCTTCGACAAGCTCACGTGAAATGATATGGAAACTGGCAGAAACTGGAATGAACGTCGCACGTTTGAATATGTCACATGGAGACCATGCATCTCATCAGAAAACCATTGATATTGTCAAAGAATACAATTCTCAATTTGAAGACAAGGTTGTAGCAATAATGCTGGACACCAAG GGTCCTGAGGTTAGGAGTGGAGATGTACCACAGCCGATTCTACTTAAAGAAGGACAAGAGTTTAACTTTACAATTAAAAGGGGAGTTAGCACTGCAGACACTGTTAGCGTAAACTATGATGACTTTGTTAACGACGTGGAGGTTGGTGACATTATTCTAGTTGATG GTGGAATGATGTCTTTAGCTGTAAAGTCAAAGACAAAAGATGTGGTTAAATGTGTGGTAGTTGATGGTGGAGAACTAAAATCAAGGCGCCATCTAAACGTGCGTGGAAAAAGTGCAACTCTGCCTTCAATAACAG AAAAGGACTGGGAAGATATCAAGTTTGGGGTGGACAATGGAGTTGATTTCTATGCTGTATCATTTGTAAAAAATGCTGCAGTGGTACACGAGTTGAAAGATTATCtcaaag GTTGCAATGCAGATATTCATGTTATTGTAAAAATAGAAAGCGCGGACTCTATACCAAATCTTCATTCAATAATTTCTGCATCTGACGGG GCGATGATTGCTCGTGGAGACCTTGGAGCTGAGCTGCCAATTGAGGAAGTTCCTCTGTTGCAG GAGGACATCATTAGAAGGTGTCGCAATGTGCAGAAACCAGTGATTGTAGCAACAAACATGCTGGAGAGCATGATTGATCATCCTACGCCGACCAGGGCAGAAGTCTCTGACATTGCAATTGCAGTAAGAGCAGGTGCTGATGCAATCATGCTTTCTGGAGAAACTGCCCATGGAAA GTATCCATTGAAGGCTGTCAAAGTTATGCATACTGTAGCATTAAGGACTGAGTCAAGCCTACCAATTAGCACTATTCCTCCAATACAACTGAGGACCTTTAAG AAACATATGGGGGAAATGTTTGCTTTCCATTCCACAACTATAGCAAACAGTCTCAATACACCCATCATTGTTTTCACAAGGACAGGTTCCATGGCTGTGCTTTTAAGCCATTATCGTCCTTGCTCAACGATCTTTGCCTTCACAAACGA AGAGAGAATTAAGCAGAGATTGGTTCTTTATCACGGTGTCCGCCCCATATATATGCAGTTCTCAAATGATGCGGAGGAGACTTTCTCAAGAGCAATAAAGCTGCTAGTG GCAAAGGATCTTTTGAAAGAGGGACAGTTTGTAACTCTCGTCCAAAGCGGTGCACAACCAATCTGGCGTAAAGAGTCTTCTCACCATATCCAAGTTCGTAAAGTTGAAGGTTGA